Within Streptomyces albofaciens JCM 4342, the genomic segment GAAGAGGAACTCCGTACGGAACAGCCCGACGCCCTCGGCACCCGCCTCCACGGCCGCCGGCACGTCCGAGGGGCCGCCGACGTTCGCCAGCAGCGGCACCTTGTGCCCGTCCGAGGTGGCGCCCGGGCCGGTCGAGGCGGCCAGCGCGGCCTTGCGGGCCTCGGCGGCCTGCTCAAGCTCCGCGCGCTTCTCGGGGCTCGGGTTCACGAAGATCTCGCCGGTGCTGCCGTCGACGGCGACGACGGTGCCCTCGACCAGTTCGCCCGCGCCCGGCAGCGCGACCACGGCCGGCACCCCCAGTGCCCGCGCGAGGATCGCGCTGTGGCTGGTCGGGCCGCCCTCCTCGGTCACGAACCCGAGCACCAGCGTCGGGTCCAGCAGCGCCGTGTCGGCGGGCGCCAGGTCCCGCGCGATGAGCACATACGGCTCGTCGCTGTCCGGCACGCCCGGCATCGGCACGCCCAGCAGGCGCGCGACGATGCGGTTGCGCACGTCGTCGAGGTCGGCGACCCGCCCGGCCAGGTACTCACCGGCACCCGCCAGCAGCGCCCGGTAGGCGGCGAACGCGTCGTACACACCGCGCTCGGCGGTGCTGCCCACGGCGATGCGCCGCTCGACGTCGGCCATCAGCTCGGGGTCCTGGGCCATCATGGCCTGGGCCTCCAGCACGGCCTGGGCCTCGCCGCCCGCCAGGTTGCCCCGCGCGATCAGATCGGCGGCCACAGCTTCCACGGCCTTGCGGGCACGCCCCTGTTCGCGCTCCGCCTCCTCCGCCGGGATCTGCTTGGCCGGCGGCTCCAGGACCGCCGTGCCCATGTGCCGCACCTCGCCGATCGCCACACCGTGGCTCACGCCGACGCCTCGCAGCGTTGTCTCCATTTCACCCGTCTCCGGTTGGTGCGGCGGCCCACTGCCGCCGCGGTGGATGTCGTACGTGCCGTCAGGGACGGCGGCGGGTCACTGCCAGCTGAAGAGCTGCTCGCCGGCCTTCACTTCGCCGTCCTCGACCACGTCGCCGAGGGAGTCGGCGGTGGCCTCCAGCGCGACGACGGGGCACACCGGCGACTTGCCGGCGGCCTCGACGGCGGCCGGGTCCCAGCGCACGACGGCCTGGCCGCGGGTGACGGTGTCGCCCTTGTTGACGAGCAGCTCGAAGCCCTCGCCGTTGAGCTGGACGGTGTCGATACCGAGGTGCGTCAGCACGCCGTGGCCCTCGCCGTCGACGACGACGAACGCGTGCGGGTGCAGCGAGACGACGACGCCGTCCACGGGCGCGACGGCCTCGGAAGGCTCACGGACGGGGTCGATGGCGGTACCGGGACCCACCATCGCGCCGGAGAACACCGGGTCGGGCACGGCCGCGAGTCCGATGGCGCGTCCAGCAAGCGGGGACGTCACGGTGGTCATGGGAGTCCTCCCAGGGGTGGAGATGTATCAGGCCGCCGTCACTACCTGTCCTGGACGGCGTGCCGATCAGAGCGTAAGTCATAAGAAGTGAGGGTTCCGCATGCGCAACACCGCCCCCGGAGCCCCGGCTCCCGGGGATTCGATTTGCCCCGTCCGGCGCAGCCCTGTACTGTCTGACACCTGCCCCGGTCCGACAGAACGCGATCACTTCGCGGCACGGACGGAGGCGGCACTCCATCAGAACTGATCGAGATTTTCGACCGCGCTTCTGCATGCCTGCGGAAATACGGTGGATCGAAAGCCCGAAACGGCCTGATAGAGTGGTGGAACACCGAAGGGAAGCGCCCGGAGGGTCCGGTGAAACGGGACCGAAGGAAGCGTCCGTTCCTTGAGAACTCAACAGCGTGCCAAAAGTCAACGCCAGATATGTTGATACCCCGTCCACCGGCAGCAGCCGGAGGATGAGGTTCCTTTGAAAAGCCCACCGGCATCCATTGTGGTGCGGGTGGCACACACAGCGAGGACGCTGTGAACGGGAAGCCTATTCCGCTTCCTGTTCCGCTCCCGTGTGTGTAACCGGGATAGCCCGGAAACATTCACGGAGAGTTTGATCCTGGCTCAGGACGAACGCTGGCGGCGTGCTTAACACATGCAAGTCGAACGATGAACCTCCTTCGGGAGGGGATTAGTGGCGAACGGGTGAGTAACACGTGGGCAATCTGCCCTGCACTCTGGGACAAGCCCTGGAAACGGGGTCTAATACCGGATACGACACGGGATCGCATGATCTCCGTGTGGAAAGCTCCGGCGGTGCAGGATGAGCCCGCGGCCTATCAGCTTGTTGGTGGGGTAATGGCCTACCAAGGCGACGACGGGTAGCCGGCCTGAGAGGGCGACCGGCCACACTGGGACTGAGACACGGCCCAGACTCCTACGGGAGGCAGCAGTGGGGAATATTGCACAATGGGCGCAAGCCTGATGCAGCGACGCCGCGTGAGGGATGACGGCCTTCGGGTTGTAAACCTCTTTCAGCAGGGAAGAAGCGCAAGTGACGGTACCTGCAGAAGAAGCGCCGGCTAACTACGTGCCAGCAGCCGCGGTAATACGTAGGGCGCAAGCGTTGTCCGGAATTATTGGGCGTAAAGAGCTCGTAGGCGGCTTGTCGCGTCGGATGTGAAAGCCCGGGGCTTAACCCCGGGTCTGCATTCGATACGGGCAGGCTAGAGTTCGGTAGGGGAGATCGGAATTCCTGGTGTAGCGGTGAAATGCGCAGATATCAGGAGGAACACCGGTGGCGAAGGCGGATCTCTGGGCCGATACTGACGCTGAGGAGCGAAAGCGTGGGGAGCGAACAGGATTAGATACCCTGGTAGTCCACGCCGTAAACGTTGGGAACTAGGTGTGGGCGACATTCCACGTCGTCCGTGCCGCAGCTAACGCATTAAGTTCCCCGCCTGGGGAGTACGGCCGCAAGGCTAAAACTCAAAGGAATTGACGGGGGCCCGCACAAGCGGCGGAGCATGTGGCTTAATTCGACGCAACGCGAAGAACCTTACCAAGGCTTGACATACACCGGAAACATCCAGAGATGGGTGCCCCCTTGTGGTCGGTGTACAGGTGGTGCATGGCTGTCGTCAGCTCGTGTCGTGAGATGTTGGGTTAAGTCCCGCAACGAGCGCAACCCTTGTTCTGTGTTGCCAGCACGTCCTTTCGGGGATGGTGGGGACTCACAGGAGACTGCCGGGGTCAACTCGGAGGAAGGTGGGGACGACGTCAAGTCATCATGCCCCTTATGTCTTGGGCTGCACACGTGCTACAATGGCCGGTACAATGAGCTGCGATACCGCGAGGTGGAGCGAATCTCAAAAAGCCGGTCTCAGTTCGGATTGGGGTCTGCAACTCGACCCCATGAAGTCGGAGTCGCTAGTAATCGCAGATCAGCATTGCTGCGGTGAATACGTTCCCGGGCCTTGTACACACCGCCCGTCACGTCACGAAAGTCGGTAACACCCGAAGCCGGTGGCCCAACCCCTTGTGGGAGGGAATCGTCGAAGGTGGGACTGGCGATTGGGACGAAGTCGTAACAAGGTAGCCGTACCGGAAGGTGCGGCTGGATCACCTCCTTTCTAAGGAGCTTCTAGGCAGCCGTGAGGTTGTCCAGAGCCACTACGTCGGCGAATGTCCGACGGTGGTTTGCTCATGGGTGGAACGTTGACTACTCGGCACACTCGGTTGGTTGATGACTAGTACTGCTTCGGCGTGGAACGTGATCGGTTGGCTGGTTGTGTCGGGCACGCTGTTGGGTGTCTGAGGGCACGGGCTTTGCCTGTTCCTTCAAACGCCGGCCCCGGTATAGGTCTGCTTCGGCGGGTTGTGACGGGTGGCTGGTCGTTGCTTGAGAACTGCACAGTGGACGCGAGCATCTGTGGCCAAGTTTTTAAGGGCGCACGGTGGATGCCTTGGCACCAGGAACCGATGAAGGACGTGGGAGGCCGCGATAGGCCCCGGGGAGCTGTCAACCGAGCTTTGATCCGGGGGTGTCCGAATGGGGAAACCCGGCAGTCGTCATGGGCTGTCACCCGCTGCTGAACACATAGGCAGTGTGGAGGGAACGCGGGGAAGTGAAACATCTCAGTACCCGCAGGAAGAGAAAACAACCGTGATTCCGGGAGTAGTGGCGAGCGAAACCGGATGAGGCCAAACCAGTTACGTGTGATACCCGGCAGGGGTTGCGTGGTTGGGGTTGTGGGAGTTCTCTTGATCGGTCTGCCGGCCGGTCGGTGAGTCAGAAACCGTTGATGTAGGCGAAGGACATGCGAAAGGTCCGGCGTAGAGGGTAAGACCCCCGTAGCTGAAACATTGACGGCTCGCTTGAGAATTTCCCAAGTAGCACGGGGCCCGTGAAATCCCGTGTGAATCTGGCGGGACCACCCGCTAAGCCTAAATATTCCCTGGTGACCGATAGCGGATAGTACCGTGAGGGAATGGTGAAAAGTACCGCGGGAGCGGAGTGAAATAGTACCTGAAACCGTGTGCCTACAAGCCGTGGGAGCGTCGCCGTGCAGCTTGCTGCATGGTCGTGACTGCGTGCCTTTTGAAGAATGAGCCTGCGAGTTTGCGGTATGTTGCGAGGTTAACCCGTGTGGGGAAGCCGTAGCGAAAGCGAGTCCGAAGAGGGCGTTGAGTAGCGTGCCCAAGACCCGAAGCGGAGTGATCTAGCCATGGGCAGGTTGAAGCGGAGGTAAGACTTCGTGGAGGACCGAACCCACCAGGGTTGAAAACCTGGGGGATGACCTGTGGTTAGGGGTGAAAGGCCAATCAAACTCCGTGATAGCTGGTTCTCCCCGAAATGCATTTAGGTGCAGCGTCGTGTGTTTCTTGCCGGAGGTAGAGCACTGGATAGGCGATGGGCCCTACCGGGTTACTGACCTTAGCCAAACTCCGAATGCCGGTAAGTGAGAGCGCGGCAGTGAGACTGTGGGGGATAAGCTCCATGGTCGAGAGGGAAACAGCCCAGAGCATCGACTAAGGCCCCTAAGCGTGTGCTAAGTGGGAAAGGATGTGGAGTCGCAGAGACAACCAGGAGGTTGGCTTAGAAGCAGCCATCCTTGAAAGAGTGCGTAATAGCTCACTGGTCAAGTGATTCCGCGCCGACAATGTAGCGGGGCTCAAGCACACCGCCGAAGTCATGTCACTGCGATATTACTCCTAACGGGGATCGTGGTGGGTAGGGGAGCGTCGTGTGCCGGGTGAAGCAGCGCCGGAAGGTAGTTGTGGACGGTTCACGAGTGAGAATGCAGGCATGAGTAGCGATACACACGTGGGAAACGTGTGCGCCGATTGACTAAGGGTTCCTGGGTCAAGCTGATCTGCCCAGGGTAAGTCGGGACCTAAGGCGAGGCCGACAGGCGTAGTCGATGGACAACCGGTTGATATTCCGGTACCCGCTTTGAAGCGCCAAACATCGAATCAGGCGATGCTAAGTCCGTGAAGCCGCCCTGAGCTCTTCGGAGTGTAGGGGAGTGGTGGAGCCGACGAACCAGACTTGTAGTAGGTGAGTGATGGGGTGACGCAGGAAGGTAGTCCAGCCCGGGCGGTGGTTGTCCCGGGGTAAGGGTGTAGCCCGTCATCCAGGCAAATCCGGATGGCACTTGAGGGTGAGACCTGATGCCGAGCCGATTGTGGTGAAGTGGATGATCCTATGCTGTCGAGAAAAGCCTCTAGCGAGTTTCATGGCGGCCCGTACCCTAAACCGACTCAGGTGGTCAGGTAGAGAATACCGAGGCGTTCGGGTGAACTATGGTTAAGGAACTCGGCAAAATGCCCCCGTAACTTCGGGAGAAGGGGGGCCATTGCTGGTGATCACCCTTGCGGTGTGAGCTGGTGGTGGCCGCAGAGACCAGCGAGAAGCGACTGTTTACTAAAAACACAGGTCCGTGCGAAGCCGTAAGGCGATGTATACGGACTGACGCCTGCCCGGTGCTGGAACGTTAAGGGGACCGGTTAGCTCCATTTCGGTGGGGCGAAGCTGAGAACTTAAGCGCCAGTAAACGGCGGTGGTAACTATAACCATCCTAAGGTAGCGAAATTCCTTGTCGGGTAAGTTCCGACCTGCACGAATGGCGTAACGACTTCTCGACTGTCTCAACCATAGGCCCGGTGAAATTGCACTACGAGTAAAGATGCTCGTTTCGCGCAGCAGGACGGAAAGACCCCGGGACCTTTACTATAGCTTGATATTGGTGTTTGGTTCGGCTTGTGTAGGATAGGTGGGAGACTGTGAAGCGGCCACGCCAGTGGTTGTGGAGTCGTTGTTGAAATACCACTCTGGTCGTGCTGGATGTCTAACCTGGGTCCGTGATCCGGATCAGGGACAGTGTCTGGTGGGTAGTTTAACTGGGGCGGTTGCCTCCTAAAGGGTAACGGAGGCGCCCAAAGGTTCCCTCAGCCTGGTTGGCAATCAGGTGTTGAGTGTAAGTGCACAAGGGAGCTTGACTGTGAGACTGACGGGTCGAGCAGGTACGAAAGTAGGGACTAGTGATCCGGCGGTGGCTTGTGGAAGCGCCGTCGCTCAACGGATAAAAGGTACCCCGGGGATAACAGGCTGATCTTCCCCAAGAGTCCATATCGACGGGATGGTTTGGCACCTCGATGTCGGCTCGTCGCATCCTGGGGCTGGAGTCGGTCCCAAGGGTTGGGCTGTTCGCCCATTAAAGCGGTACGCGAGCTGGGTTTAGAACGTCGTGAGACAGTTCGGTCCCTATCCGCTGTGCGCGTAGGAGTCTTGAGAAGGGCTGTCCCTAGTACGAGAGGACCGGGACGGACGAACCTCTGGTGTGCCAGTTGTTCTGCCAAGGGCATGGCTGGTTGGCTACGTTCGGAAAGGATAACCGCTGAAAGCATCTAAGCGGGAAGCCTGCTTCGAGATGAGGGCTCCCTCCCACTTGATGGGGTAAGGCTCCCAGTAGACGACTGGGTTGATAGGCCAGATATGGAAGACCGGTAACGGTTGGAGTTGACTGGTACTAATAGGCCGAGGGCTTGTCCTCAGTTGCTCGCGTCCACTGTGTTTGTTCTGAAGTAACGAACTCGCCTTGCTGGCTGGAGTTCATCTTCATAGTGTTTCGGTGGTCATAGCGTTAGGGAAACGCCCGGTTACATTCCGAACCCGGAAGCTAAGCCTTTCAGCGCCGATGGTACTGCAGGGGGGACCCTGTGGGAGAGTAGGACGCCGCCGAACAGTTTTTGTGGGAAAGCCCCGCACCGTATGGTGCGGGGCTTTTCCGCGTTTTACGGGCTCCTACGGGCTTCTACGGGTCCTGTTTCCGAACCACCGGCGGCCGGCGGTCGCTTTTTTGGTGGTTATCGGGTGGTATCCGGACAGGGGCCCCGCGGTGTGGCGAACTGTAGTGGCCAGGTAAGGTCAGGGGGCATCGTCGGTACGTTCCCCACAGGAGGCCCCCGGGTGGAGGTCCAGGAGACGCGCGTCCAGACGGACCGTGTCCTCACCATCCCGAACATTCTGAGCATGGCTCGTCTCGTCGGCGTGCCGGTGTTCCTGTGGTTGATCCTGTGGAAGGAGTTCGGCGGCCCGGACACCAAGTACTGGGCGCTGCTCGTGCTGGCGCTCAGCGGCGTCAGCGACTACCTCGACGGCAAGCTGGCCCGCCGCTGGAACCAGATCAGCAGCCTGGGCCGGATCCTCGACCCGGCCGCCGACCGGCTTTACATCCTGTCCACCCTCGTCGGCCTGACCTGGCGCGGAATCCTTCCGCTGTGGGTCACCGCGGCCCTGCTGGCGCGCGAACTGATGCTGCTGATCGCGGTGGGCGCGCTCGCCCGGCACAAGTACGGCCCTCCCCAGGTGAACTTCCTGGGCAAGGCGGCTACATTCAACTTGATGTACGCCTTCCCGTTGCTGCTGCTCAGCGACGGAGAAGGCTGGCTCCACACGCTCGCCGCGATTTTCGGATGGGCGTTCGCCGGATGGGGTACAGCACTGTACTGGTGGGCAGGGATCCTCTATGTGGTCCAGGTCCGCCGACTCATCAAGGCGGACAACAAGGCCGGCTGATCCCGCCGTACCGGCACCTGGCAGGAACCAGGTGCCGAGGGCGCAGACCGATAAGTCTCACGGGCGGGTGAAGTCGGCAAGACCGTCGTCTCTTTCGAGGAGGACGCTTCCGACATGAAGGCCGTTGTGATGGCCGGTGGCGAAGGCACCCGCCTTCGCCCCATGACGTCGAGTATGCCCAAGCCGCTGCTGCCGGTGGCCAACCGGCCGATCATGGAACATGTGCTGCGGCTGCTGAAACGGCATGGACTCAGTGAGACCGTGGTGACCGTGCAGTTCCTGGCGTCCCTCGTCAGGAACTACTTCGGTGACGGCGAAGAGCTCGGCATGGAGCTCACCTACGCCAACGAGGAAAAGCCGCTGGGAACGGCCGGCAGCGTGAAGAACGCCGAGGAGGCGCTTCGCGACGACGCTTTCCTGGTGATCTCCGGCGACGCGCTCACCGACTTCGATCTCACCGATCTGATCCGCTTCCACAAGGAGAAGGGCGCGCTCGTCACCGTCTGCCTCACGAGGGTCCCCAATCCTCTGGAATTCGGCATCACCATTGTCGATGAAGACGGCAAGGTCGAGCGGTTCCTGGAGAAGCCCACCTGGGGCCAGGTCTTCTCCGACACGGTGAACACGGGCATCTACGTCATGGAGCCCGAAGTATTCGACTACGTGGAGCCCGATGTCCCGGTGGACTGGTCGGGTGATGTCTTCCCGCAGCTGATGAAGGAAGGCAAGCCGGTCTACGGCTATGTCGCCGAGGGCTACTGGGAAGACGTGGGCACCCACGAGAGCTATGTGAAGGCCCAGGCCGACGTCCTCGAAGGCAAGGTCGACGTGGACATCGACGGCTTCGAGATCTCGCCGGGCGTCTGGGTCGCCGAGGGCGCCGAGGTGCACCCGGACGCCGTACTGCGCGGGCCGCTGTACATCGGCGACTACGCGAAGGTCGAGGCCGGCGCGGAGCTGCGCGAGCACACCATCGTGGGCTCCAACGTCGTCGTCAAGAGCGGTGCCTTCCTCCACAAGGCCGTGGTGCACGACAACGTGTACATCGGCCAGCAGAGCAATCTGCGCGGCTGTGTGATCGGCAAGAACACCGACGTCATGCGGGCGGCGCGGATCGAGGACGGAGCCGTCATCGGCGACGAGTGCCTCGTCGGTGAGGAATCGATTGTTCAGGGCAACGTACGGGTCTATCCGTTCAAGACCATCGAGGCCGGCGCGTTCGTCAACACCTCGGTGATCTGGGAGTCCCGCGGCCAGGCGCACCTCTTCGGCGCGCGCGGCGTGTCCGGCATCCTGAACGTCGAGATCACCCCCGAGGTGGCGGTGCGCCTCGCCGGCGCGTACGCCACGACGCTGAAGAAGGGCTCCACGGTCACCATCGCCCGTGACCACTCCCGCGGCGCGCGGGCGCTCAAGCGAGCGATGATCTCCGCGCTCCAGGCCAGCGCCATCGACGTACGGGACCTGGAGAACGTGCCGCTGCCGGTCGCCCGGCAGCAGACGGCCCGCGGCAGCGCGGGCGGGATCGTGGTCCGCACGACACCGGGCGTACCGGACTCCGTCGACATCATGTTCCTGGACGAGCGGGGCGCCGACCTCTCCCTCGCGGGCCAGCGCAAGCTGGACCGGGTCTACGCGCGCCAGGAGTACCGCAGGGCCTTCCCCGGCGAGATAGGGGACCTGCACTTCCCCTCCAGCGTCTACGACTCGTACACCGGGTCGCTGCTGCGCTCGCTGGACACCGAGGGCATCGGAGAGGCCGGCCTGAAGGTGGTCGTCGACGCCTCCAACGGCAGCGCCGGCCTGGTGCTGCCCAGCCTCCTCGGGCGGCTCGGCGTCGACTCGCTCACCATCAACCCCGGCCTGGACGAGTCCCGGCCCACGGAGACCGCCGACGCGCGGCGTGCCGGGCTGGTCCGGCTCGGGGAGATCGTGGCCTCCGCGCGGGCGGCCTTCGGGGTGCGCTTCGACCCGGTCGGCGAGCGCCTGTCCCTGGTGGACGAGCGCGGCCGGATCAT encodes:
- the ptsP gene encoding phosphoenolpyruvate--protein phosphotransferase → METTLRGVGVSHGVAIGEVRHMGTAVLEPPAKQIPAEEAEREQGRARKAVEAVAADLIARGNLAGGEAQAVLEAQAMMAQDPELMADVERRIAVGSTAERGVYDAFAAYRALLAGAGEYLAGRVADLDDVRNRIVARLLGVPMPGVPDSDEPYVLIARDLAPADTALLDPTLVLGFVTEEGGPTSHSAILARALGVPAVVALPGAGELVEGTVVAVDGSTGEIFVNPSPEKRAELEQAAEARKAALAASTGPGATSDGHKVPLLANVGGPSDVPAAVEAGAEGVGLFRTEFLFLDDSKKAPSQEKQAEAYRKVLEAFPEGRVVVRVLDAGADKPLDFLTPGDEPNPALGVRGLRTLLDHPEVLRTQLAALAEAAAGLPVYLEVMAPMVADRTDAKAFADACREAGLQAKFGAMVEIPSAALRARSILQEVEFLSLGTNDLAQYTFAADRQVGAVSRLQDPWQPALLDLVAVSAEAAKAEGKSCGVCGEAASDPLLACVLTGLGVTSLSMGAASIPYVRATLAKHTLAQCERAAAAARAADTAEDARAAAQAVLSGE
- a CDS encoding PTS sugar transporter subunit IIA; the encoded protein is MTTVTSPLAGRAIGLAAVPDPVFSGAMVGPGTAIDPVREPSEAVAPVDGVVVSLHPHAFVVVDGEGHGVLTHLGIDTVQLNGEGFELLVNKGDTVTRGQAVVRWDPAAVEAAGKSPVCPVVALEATADSLGDVVEDGEVKAGEQLFSWQ
- a CDS encoding CDP-alcohol phosphatidyltransferase family protein, which codes for MEVQETRVQTDRVLTIPNILSMARLVGVPVFLWLILWKEFGGPDTKYWALLVLALSGVSDYLDGKLARRWNQISSLGRILDPAADRLYILSTLVGLTWRGILPLWVTAALLARELMLLIAVGALARHKYGPPQVNFLGKAATFNLMYAFPLLLLSDGEGWLHTLAAIFGWAFAGWGTALYWWAGILYVVQVRRLIKADNKAG
- a CDS encoding mannose-1-phosphate guanyltransferase encodes the protein MKAVVMAGGEGTRLRPMTSSMPKPLLPVANRPIMEHVLRLLKRHGLSETVVTVQFLASLVRNYFGDGEELGMELTYANEEKPLGTAGSVKNAEEALRDDAFLVISGDALTDFDLTDLIRFHKEKGALVTVCLTRVPNPLEFGITIVDEDGKVERFLEKPTWGQVFSDTVNTGIYVMEPEVFDYVEPDVPVDWSGDVFPQLMKEGKPVYGYVAEGYWEDVGTHESYVKAQADVLEGKVDVDIDGFEISPGVWVAEGAEVHPDAVLRGPLYIGDYAKVEAGAELREHTIVGSNVVVKSGAFLHKAVVHDNVYIGQQSNLRGCVIGKNTDVMRAARIEDGAVIGDECLVGEESIVQGNVRVYPFKTIEAGAFVNTSVIWESRGQAHLFGARGVSGILNVEITPEVAVRLAGAYATTLKKGSTVTIARDHSRGARALKRAMISALQASAIDVRDLENVPLPVARQQTARGSAGGIVVRTTPGVPDSVDIMFLDERGADLSLAGQRKLDRVYARQEYRRAFPGEIGDLHFPSSVYDSYTGSLLRSLDTEGIGEAGLKVVVDASNGSAGLVLPSLLGRLGVDSLTINPGLDESRPTETADARRAGLVRLGEIVASARAAFGVRFDPVGERLSLVDERGRIIEDDRALLVMLDLVAAERRSGRVALPVTTTRIAEQVAAYHGTQVEWTTTSPDDLTRVGRADDTIFGGDGRGGFIVPEFSSVFDGAAAFVRLIGLVARTQLTLSQIDARIPRAHVLKRDLATPWAVKGLVMRHVVEAAGDRSVDTTDGVRVVEADGRWVLVLPDPAEAVTHLWAEGPDDASAQQLLDEWSAVVDSAGR